A single region of the Vicia villosa cultivar HV-30 ecotype Madison, WI linkage group LG4, Vvil1.0, whole genome shotgun sequence genome encodes:
- the LOC131595862 gene encoding putative disease resistance RPP13-like protein 1 translates to MALEVIAGPFMGAVFNVLLERIASSEVVNFFKKNKSENLLKRLKIILLSVHAVLNDAEEKQMKNEAVKEWLEELKDVAFDADDLLDEIFTTEKMKPQEVNMFHSPTTVFHDKEVEHKIEDVYERLEFVIKLKELLDLKVGKEMKVTHKTPTSSVVEACDVYGRDNDKDVLVKLLLSSHDVDDEKLGVIPIVGMGGIGKTTLAQLVYNDDRVQKEFDLKAWIYVSEEFDICKITKNLLEVVTSCSCDVEDLNSLQRNLKMYIQKKKFLFVLDDVWDENYENWDKFRSPFKHGGANGSKIIVTTRSGNVASIMQTFPPYNLTELSNEDCWELFSNHAFGNSHKDSDVRRSVERVGREIVRKCKGLPLAVKTLAGLLRSKSDTQEWHKVLNSEIWDLQEHESHILPALRLSYHYLPSHLKRCFAYCAIFPKDYEFEKEKLVLLWMAEGLLHQSKRHRRIEEVGDEYFCELVSRSFFYQSRSGKSCFLMHHLINDLAQFVSGTFSVRIEDNNSDQVMERTHYLSHIISHCSSYVNLKDVGKANRLRTFMQIRTIGTSIDLFNDMPNDLLTKLRYLRVLTLVGAYFYSLPDSIGELKHLRSLEVSDTEIIKLPDSICSLYNLQTLKLVGCYNLKELPKDIHKLVNLRYLDITGTCLKWMPLQISELKNLQKLSDFFVGENHGSSISELGELCSLHGSLFIHGIEHVVAYKDSEEAKLKEKHGLEKLSLDWGGDGDTDNSQHEKTILDSLQPHTNLKELEIYDYPGTEFPDWLGDYYFCNMVSLKLKGCKYCYKLPPLGQLPMLKELQIIKFGGVMSVGSEFYGNRTSVSTDFFPALEILRIESLSTWENWCPDADNVGTRAFCHLREFYIENCPKLTGNLPSSLPSLTLLVIRDCKRLLCPLPKAPSLRVLNIQNCQKLEFRVHAPWYHQTLTSLYLIDSCDSLMFLPLDLFPNLKSLDIWGCKNLEALTTVSAPDATPPNFKSLNSMCIRHCPNFTSFPKGGFAAPKLNLLTINYCQKLNSLPENLHEIMPSLKELQLRGCPQIQASTMRPLRIRISNKFMEGKQNHSDPLFARLEGLISVHSPSSS, encoded by the coding sequence GTCCATGCTGTGCTCAATGATGCAGAAGAAAAGCAAATGAAAAATGAAGCTGTGAAGGAATGGCTTGAGGAACTTAAAGATGTTGCTTTTGATGCTGATGATTTACTTGATGAGATCTTCACTACTGAAAAAATGAAGCCACAAGAGGTAAACATGTTTCATTCTCCTACAACAGTTTTTCATGATAAAGAGGTTGAACACAAGATAGAAGATGTTTATGAAAGATTAGAGTTTGTTATAAAATTGAAAGAGTTACTTGATTTGAAGGTTGGTAAGGAAATGAAAGTGACACATAAGACACCAACTTCATCTGTGGTTGAAGCATGTGATGTGTATGGAAGGGATAATGATAAAGATGTATTAGTTAAGTTGTTATTGTCGTcacatgatgttgatgatgagaaACTTGGTGTCATTCCCATTGTTGGTATGGGAGGGATTGGAAAAACTACCTTAGCTCAATTAGTATATAATGATGATAGGGTACAGAAGGAGTTTGATCTCAAAGCCTGGATTTATGTTTCTGAAGAATTTGATATCTGCAAGATCACAAAGAATCTGTTGGAGGTTGTCACTTCGTGTAGCTGTGATGTCGAGGACTTGAATTCGCTTCAGCGGAATCTGAAAATGTATATACAGAAGAaaaagtttttgtttgttttggatgATGTTTGGGACGAAAACTATGAGAACTGGGACAAGTTCAGGAGTCCATTTAAGCACGGAGGGGCTAACGGAAGTAAGATTATTGTAACAACTCGAAGTGGGAATGTTGCGTCGATAATGCAGACTTTTCCGCCTTATAATCTAACTGAATTGTCCAATGAAGATTGTTGGGAGCTCTTTTCAAACCATGCTTTTGGTAATAGCCATAAGGATTCAGATGTTCGTCGAAGTGTGGAAAGAGTAGGAAGAGAAATagttagaaagtgcaaaggatTGCCTTTGGCTGTGAAGACACTTGCAGGACTTTTGAGGTCAAAAAGTGATACACAAGAATGGCATAAAGTACTCAACAGTGAGATATGGGATCTACAAGAACATGAAAGTCATATTCTTCCAGCTTTGAGATTAAGTTACCACTATCTCCCTTCTCATTTAAAGAGATGTTTCGCTTATTGTGCGATTTTTCCGAAAGATTACGAATTTGAAAAGGAGAAGCTAGTTTTGTTGTGGATGGCAGAAGGGTTGCTACACCAGTCAAAAAGACATAGAAGAATTGAAGAAGTTGGGGATGAGTATTTTTGTGAATTAGTATCCAGATCGTTTTTCTACCAATCGAGAAGTGGAAAGTCATGTTTCCTAATGCATCATCTTATAAATGACTTGGCTCAATTTGTATCTGGAACATTTTCTGTGAGAATAGAAGATAACAATTCTGATCAAGTAATGGAAAGAACTCATTATTTGTCTCACATTATTTCACATTGTTCCTCCTATGTAAACCTGAAAGATGTTGGCAAAGCGAATCGCCTACGTACTTTTATGCAAATAAGAACAATAGGTACATCCATAGATTTGTTCAATGACATGCCAAATGATCTGTTGACAAAGTTACGGTACTTGAGGGTGTTAACCTTGGTAGGTGCTTATTTCTATAGTTTACCTGATTCAATAGGTGAACTAAAACATCTGCGCTCTCTAGAAGTGTCCGACACCGAGATTATAAAGTTGCCTGACTCCATTTGCAGTTTGTACAATTTACAAACACTCAAGCTAGTTGGATGTTATAATCTTAAAGAATTGCCAAAAGATATTCATAAACTTGTCAACTTGCGATACTTGGATATTACAGGCACTTGTTTGAAGTGGATGCCATTGCAAATCAGTGAACTGAAAAACCTCCAAAAGTTGAGCGACTTTTTTGTTGGTGAAAATCATGGATCTTCCATTAGTGAGTTGGGAGAGCTTTGCAGTTTACATGGATCTTTGTTCATTCATGGCATTGAACACGTTGTCGCTTATAAGGATTCTGAGGAGGCAAAATTGAAGGAAAAACATGGCCTTGAAAAACTGTCTTTGGATTGGGGTGGAGACGGTGATACCGATAACTCACAGCATGAGAAGACCATATTGGACAGCCTTCAACCACACACAAATTTGAAGGAGCTTGAAATCTATGACTATCCAGGCACAGAATTTCCAGATTGGTTAGGGGACTACTACTTTTGCAACATGGTTTCCTTAAAGCTTAAAGGATGTAAATACTGCTACAAATTGCCTCCACTAGGTCAACTTCCAATGTTGAAAGAGCTTCAGATTATAAAATTTGGAGGAGTAATGAGTGTAGGATCTGAGTTTTACGGAAATAGAACTTCTGTCAGTACTGATTTCTTTCCTGCACTAGAAATTCTAAGGATTGAGTCTCTGTCAACATGGGAGAATTGGTGTCCTGATGCAGACAATGTAGGCACCAGAGCTTTCTGTCATCTTAGAGAGTTTTATATCGAAAACTGTCCCAAACTGACCGGGAATTTACCAAGTAGTCTCCCGTCTTTGACATTACTTGTCATCAGAGATTGCAAACGTTTGCTTTGTCCACTTCCCAAAGCTCCAAGTCTGCGCGTGCTCAACATTCAGAATTGTCAAAAACTAGAATTCCGTGTGCATGCGCCTTGGTACCACCAAACACTTACATCTTTGTACTTGATCGATAGCTGTGACTCACTCATGTTCTTGCCATTAGATCTTTTCCCAAACCTCAAATCTCTTGATATTTGGGGATGCAAAAATCTGGAAGCACTCACTACTGTTTCAGCACCAGATGCTACTCCTCCGAATTTCAAATCCCTTAACTCCATGTGCATAAGGCATTGTCCAAATTTCACATCTTTTCCTAAGGGAGGATTTGCAGCCCCAAAGCTTAACTTGTTAACCATCAACTACTGTCAGAAGTTGAATTCCCTGCCGGAAAATTTGCACGAGATTATGCCAAGCTTGAAAGAACTTCAACTAAGAGGTTGTCCACAAATTCAGGCATCTACCATGAGGCCACTAAGGATTCGGATTAGCAACAAATTCATGGAAGGGAAACAAAACCACTCTGATCCTCTCTTTGCAAGGTTGGAAGGTCTAATATCTGTTCACAGTCCCTCATCAAGTTAA